In a single window of the Terrirubrum flagellatum genome:
- a CDS encoding transporter substrate-binding domain-containing protein — MRFMKFRIAAAAAALACAIAAPIQTASAQTVDAIKKGGVLKIGSQVAQVPWGFSDSSNKLTGFDIELGEMLAKDLGVKLEVTPVTSSNRVAALLTGQVDVLAAVMGIFADRQKVVLFSRPYTTNDTIYIGKTSANIKGWNELNGVRVGVPRGTPQDIAITKAAPAGAIIQRFDDDAGTVQALIAGQVDMIGGAATQVPNIAQVVGPGKYEEKFIVARAYNAFAVRPQSREWATYLSEFVARKLASGELPALYKKWIGGELGKMPDTGEGEGALPVSMVQ; from the coding sequence ATGCGTTTTATGAAGTTTCGAATTGCCGCCGCAGCTGCCGCGTTGGCATGCGCCATTGCGGCTCCCATCCAGACCGCATCTGCACAGACCGTGGATGCAATCAAGAAGGGCGGCGTATTGAAGATTGGCTCACAGGTTGCGCAAGTGCCGTGGGGATTCTCCGATTCTTCCAACAAGCTCACCGGGTTCGACATCGAACTTGGCGAGATGCTGGCAAAAGACCTTGGGGTCAAACTCGAAGTCACACCCGTAACGTCCAGCAACCGTGTGGCCGCGCTCCTTACGGGACAGGTCGATGTGCTCGCGGCAGTGATGGGAATTTTCGCAGACCGGCAGAAAGTCGTGCTGTTTTCGCGCCCCTACACGACAAACGATACGATCTACATCGGCAAAACATCGGCGAACATCAAAGGGTGGAACGAATTAAACGGTGTCCGTGTAGGTGTGCCGCGCGGCACACCACAAGATATTGCAATTACCAAGGCCGCGCCTGCGGGCGCGATCATTCAGCGCTTCGATGATGATGCCGGCACCGTTCAGGCGCTGATCGCCGGACAAGTCGACATGATTGGCGGCGCGGCAACGCAAGTCCCCAACATCGCGCAGGTTGTCGGGCCCGGAAAATACGAGGAAAAGTTCATCGTCGCGCGCGCCTACAATGCTTTTGCGGTGCGTCCGCAATCACGCGAATGGGCGACCTATCTGAGCGAGTTTGTTGCGCGAAAGCTCGCGAGCGGCGAGCTGCCTGCACTCTACAAGAAGTGGATCGGCGGAGAGCTCGGAAAGATGCCCGATACCGGTGAGGGCGAAGGCGCTCTCCCCGTCTCAATGGTGCAGTGA
- a CDS encoding amino acid ABC transporter permease: protein MIRSFGVSEALAILSGIQSTVVLSLIAFIGGGLVGLAVALMRTSDLAPLRRAAGLYIDFFQGTPLLMQLFLVFYGLPVFGLRVNAWVAVTIGLTLHASAFLGEIWRGGIQAVPKGQTEAAIALGLGYTHRMIHVVVPQGARLCMAPTVGFLVQLIKGTSLAAIIGFVELSRSAQIIASTTYKPLLAYGLAAIIYFILCFPLSRLSASFERRFAVKT, encoded by the coding sequence ATGATCCGCTCATTTGGTGTTAGCGAAGCGCTCGCGATCCTCTCCGGAATTCAGTCGACGGTCGTTCTATCGCTGATCGCTTTTATCGGTGGCGGCCTCGTCGGGCTTGCGGTCGCCCTGATGCGCACCTCCGACCTTGCGCCACTCCGCCGCGCCGCTGGTCTTTACATCGACTTCTTTCAGGGAACGCCCCTGCTTATGCAGCTCTTCCTTGTCTTCTACGGCTTGCCCGTCTTTGGCCTGCGCGTGAACGCGTGGGTCGCGGTGACGATCGGCCTTACCCTTCACGCGAGTGCGTTCCTCGGTGAAATCTGGCGCGGTGGAATCCAAGCTGTGCCCAAGGGACAAACCGAAGCCGCAATTGCGCTGGGCCTCGGTTATACGCATCGGATGATCCACGTCGTCGTTCCGCAAGGCGCCCGGTTGTGCATGGCGCCGACGGTCGGCTTTCTTGTCCAGCTCATCAAGGGAACGTCCCTCGCTGCGATCATCGGGTTCGTTGAGCTCTCCCGCTCTGCCCAGATTATCGCGAGCACGACCTACAAGCCGCTCCTCGCTTACGGCCTCGCGGCAATTATCTATTTCATCCTCTGCTTTCCGCTCTCAAGGCTCAGCGCGAGTTTTGAGCGTCGCTTCGCCGTCAAAACCTAA
- a CDS encoding amino acid ABC transporter permease has translation MTYQFDFAVLAPYWLQFLRGCGLTILLASCAIAIGLVIGILTALAKKSSSRPLRLAAEAYIELIRNTPFLVQAFFIFFGLPTLGLSLQPWSAAIVALSLNCGAFAAEVIRGGIDAIPRGQFEAGTALGLARMQIFRYVVLKPALRIIYPALSGQFILALLTTSIVSSISAEELTAIAQSIDTVTFRSFEIYIIATALYLAMSIAFAFLFKAIDRTYFSYPVK, from the coding sequence ATGACCTATCAGTTCGACTTCGCCGTGCTTGCTCCCTACTGGCTGCAATTTTTGCGCGGCTGCGGACTGACGATCCTGCTTGCGAGCTGCGCGATTGCGATTGGCCTTGTCATTGGAATTCTCACCGCGCTTGCGAAGAAAAGTTCGTCGCGACCGCTGCGGCTTGCCGCCGAAGCCTATATCGAGCTTATCCGCAACACGCCTTTTCTGGTGCAAGCGTTTTTCATCTTTTTCGGATTGCCAACGCTCGGTCTTAGCCTCCAGCCGTGGAGCGCCGCGATTGTCGCGCTCAGTCTCAATTGCGGAGCGTTTGCCGCAGAAGTCATTCGTGGCGGCATCGACGCCATCCCGCGTGGTCAATTCGAAGCTGGCACAGCGCTTGGCCTCGCGCGCATGCAGATATTTCGCTACGTCGTACTCAAGCCGGCGCTACGCATCATCTATCCCGCTCTTTCCGGCCAATTCATTCTCGCGCTGCTCACAACAAGCATCGTGTCGTCAATCTCGGCGGAGGAACTCACGGCGATTGCGCAATCGATTGATACGGTGACGTTTCGGAGTTTCGAGATTTATATCATCGCGACCGCTCTTTACCTTGCTATGTCGATCGCATTCGCCTTTCTCTTCAAGGCGATCGACCGCACCTATTTCTCGTATCCGGTGAAGTAG